Within the Gemmatimonadota bacterium genome, the region CGATGCCTTCAGCGCCCGCATCGCGGGCGCGTGCGATTACCGCGTCGCGGTCGCCGCCGAAGGCTTCGTCCGCGAGGTGGGCGTGGCTGTCGAAGAACCTTTCCATGCGGTTGCCGGGACGTTACGAGGATACTTGCGCTCGATCCAGATGAGCACCGGGCCGGCGATGTACACGGAGCTGAAGGTTCCGGTCACGATTCCGAAGAGCATGACCCAGGCGAACGGCCGGATGACTTCACCCGCGAAGAGCAGAAGCGCAAGAGTTGCCGCGGCCGTGGTCGCGTGCGTCAGGATCGAGCGTGGCAGCGTTTCGTTGATCGCGCGGTTGAGCGTGTCGTACAGCGTTTCCTTGCGGCCCTTGCGGAGGTCTTCACGCACGCGATCGAAGATGATGATCGTGTCGTTCAGCGAATATCCGAGCACCGTCAGCAGGCCGGCGACGACTGTGAGCGAGACCTCGAGGTGCATGACCTTGACGAACGCAAGCGTGGTGAACACATCGTGGCCAGTCGCAATGATCGCTGCGAGGCCGAACCGCCACTCGAAACGGATTGCAAGGTAGACCAGGGTAATGACGAAGGACAGGAGGATGGCGATGAGCGCATTGCGCTTGAGCTCATCTCCAACGCGGGGTCCGATGGCTTCGGTGCGAAGCACCGTCACATTTGCCTGGCCGAATTTATCGAACAGGACGCTGTCGACGCGCTTGGACACCAGCTCGGCGCCCGCCGCCTGCTGGGCGACATCCTGCGCGCCCGCGACGCGAAGCGTGAAGTCGCGCGGCGTGCCGAACTGCTGGATTTCGGCGTCCCTGAAGCCGGCGCGATCCATGGCCGACCGGATCTGTCCCGGATCGACGGGAGTCTTGAACTGAAGCTGCTTGAGCGTGCCGCCTGTGAACTCGATGCTGTAGTTCACGCCCTTGATCGCAAGGGAGCCGATTCCGATCGCGATGAATGCGACTGTGAGACCGACGGCGACGCGCCACCAGCGAATGAAATCGTAATGAGTGTTATGAAAGATTCGCAGCATTTAGATGCTCAGTGCCTTCTGGTCGGTGTTGCGGGTGAGCCAGATGATGTAGAAAGTCCGCACCACGAATATCGCAGTTACCATGGAGGCGGCGATACCAGCGAGCAGGGTGACAGCGAAGCCGCGAACAGGTCCGGTTCCGAATTGATACAGAACTGCGGCGGTGAGCGCCGCTGAAACGTTCGAGTCGATGATGGCCGGCAGTGCATGACGGAAGCCCTCGTCGATTGACAATCGTGTTGACTTGCCGTGGTCGAGCTCCTCACGTATGCGCTCGAATATCAGCACGTTGGCGTCGACCGCCATTCCAATCGACAGAACGAAGCCAGCGAGTCCAGGCAACGTCAGAGTTGCATCGAAACCTGCGAGCGCGGCGAGCGTGCAGAGGGTGTAGATCGCGAGACCGAAGACTGCGAGCAGGCCCGAGAAACGGTAGTAACCGATCATGATCACCACCACGAGGCAGAGCGCGATGGCGCCGGCCTGAATACTCGCGTGAATCGAGTCCGCGCCGAGGCTCGGACCGATGTTCCGGACCTCGTCGATCTTGAGCGGAACGGGAAGCGAACCGGCGCGCAGAACGAGGGCGAGATCCTGTGCTGCCTGGAGGTCGCGACCGCCGAGTGTGATCTGTCCCTGGGTGCCGATGGCTCCCTGGATGACCGGCGGACGCCCCATCACGAGACTGTCGAGCACGATGGCCATGTAATCGCCGATGTGCTTGGACGTCTCGTTGCGAAAGCGACGACCGCCTTCGTTGTTCAGCGTGAACTGGACAACCGTTCCTTCGGTCGGCGACTGAGTGGGCTTCGCATCGGTCAGATAATCGCCAGTGATGATCGGCCGCGCGTCGAGCAGATACATGGCGCGATAGGTACGCGAGCCAAGCGACGTGGTGTCGCTGGACCAGCGAATGACCTTGCCGGGAGGGATCGCGGCCTGGACCGAGGGAAGCGACAGGTAGCGCTGAAGCGCTGGCACGTCGTTCTGCGCAACATAGTACTCGCCGGGCATCTGGCCTTGCTGGACCAGCTTCGAGAACGCGCCGCCCGCAACCGCCGCGGTGTCCTTCTTCGTCGTGTCGCCCGGCGCCTTCTTCGCGGTGTCCTTGGAGAACAGGCCCTGCAGAGCATTCTTGGCGCTATCCGTCTGCGTCGTCGCTGGCGCGGCAACGCCCTTCAGCGCAGCGGTCGAGCCAAGACTCTTCACCGCGGCATCCAGTCGCGGAAGTGCCTTCTCGAGCGCTCCAGTCTTGTCTGTTATCTCGAACTGCAGGAACGCCGACTTCTGCACGACGTCCATTGCGCGCTGCGGATCATCTATTCCGGGAAGCTCCACAATGATGCGGTCGGCGCCGGCCTTCTGTACGAGCGGCTCGGACACGCCGAACTGATCGATACGGGTGCGCACGACCTTGAGCGCGCGGTCGATGGCGTCGCTCTTGTCGGCCACCTTCTGCTTGGAGTCATCGATCTCGAGAGCGAGGTGCATTCCGCCCTGAAGATCGAGGCCGCGCTTGAGGGGGACACGCTGAACGGTGTCGACGACGTAGACGCCATTGCGCTTGACTCGCTCGGTCACGGTGCGCGGGAACAACGCCCACGCCGACACGGCGATCAGCGCGAGAATGAGGAGGATGCGGTATTTGAGAGACATTGAATATCGAGATTAGCCCTTAAGGTTACCCTGAGACGACGCCACGGTCAACGCGGACCGCGCATCGGACTCATCCAGCTTGATCTGCTGCACCAGCGCATCGGCCGTCGGAAAGGCACGCGTGTCCCTCAGACGCTTCAGAACATCAATCCGCACGGGCTGTCCGTAAAAGTCGCCAGAAACGTCGAAGAGATACGCCTCGATCGACCGTTCGTGGTCACCGAAAGTTGGCCGTGGGCCCAGATTCATCATCCCGCCGTATGTCCCCGTGGGGGTGACGACACGGACCGCGTAAACGCCATCGGGCGGCAGCAGCTTGCGCGACGAAGGCTGCGAGAGGTTGAGAGTCGGAAAGCCCAGCGCGCGCCCTCTGGCAGCCCCGGGAATGACGACCCCACTGATCGAGTACGGCCGTCCGAGCAACTCCGCTGCACGCGGAAGGTCGCCACCGGCTACAGCGCGCCGTATCGCAGTCGAGGAGATCCAGCGTCCGTCTTCGGCGGCGACCGGATCCACGACGTCGACGGTAAAGCCGCGGCTCGCACCGAGTGCCTGAAGCACCGCTGCGTTCCCCGCTCGCTCGCGACCGAAGCCGTGGTCGTGGCCGATGAGTAGGTGCTTCATGCGGAAGTCATCGCGCAGCACCTGGTCCACGAATTCGGTCGCACTGAGTGACGCGAGCTCGTGGGTGAATTGGAGCACCACTACGTGATCCAGACCGGTCCGCGCGAGCGCGTCCAGCTTCTCCTCACCGACGGTCAGAAGCGGCGGCGCGGCGGCGGGATTGACGACGTCGAGAGGATGTGGCTCGAATGTTATGGCAACGCTGTGCAGTCCTTCACTCTTCGCCGCGGCGACGAGGCGCGAGATCACATCCAGATGTCCGCGATGCACGCCGTCAAAGGTGCCAACGGTCACCGCGGCTCCCTTCACTTCCGGCGGCAGATGCGCGCCGTCGCGAACTATCCGCGCTGCACTCACTCGGCGATCACCCTGAGCCTGCGTACCGTCGGCTTCGGACTGGCGCGAAGATCGTCGATCGTTGCGGCGTCGATGACATCGAACTCGCCGCTGCGCGTTCGACGCAGCGAGGTGAGATGCGCTGCGCTGCCGCATGCACGGCCGAGGTCGCGGGCGAGCGCGCGCACATATGTGCCGCCGCCGCAGATAATGGAGACGTTCAGCTCGTCGTCGGTGTGCGACGCGATCTGCCACTCGTGCACCGTGACGGGAGACGGGGCGAGCACGACGCTCGCACCGGCACGGGCCGCACGATACGCCGGTGCGCCCTGCACCTTCTTTGCCGAGAACTCCGGCGGGACCTGCGGTATGACGCCGGTGAGCGATGGAATCGCCGACAGGACAGCGTCACGGGACGGGAGAGGTGCTGTGCGAATCACGTCGCCGGTCGGATCACCGGTGTCGGTCTCCTCGCCGAAACGGATCGTAGCATCGTAAACTTTGGGCTCGTTGTCGATGAAGGTCGCCAGGCGTGTGGCGCGACCGAGCAGAAGGACGAGCAGTCCAGTGGCGAACGGATCGAGGGTGCCGAGGTGGCCGATGCTGCGTTCGCCGTATGCGCGGCGCGCGATGTCGACGACGTCATGTGACGTGATTCCAGCTGGTTTGTCGACGAGCAGCAGACCAGATACGTCGCCGTCGTCACCGTTCACGGTTCGAGTCTTCCGCCTTGATCTGTGCCAGGAGCGACTCGATGCGCGACGCCCGGGCCGCAGTCTCGTCGATCTGGAAATCGAGCTCGGGGGCAAGCCTCAGCCGCAGCGCGCGACCGATCTCGCCGCGCAGTCGGTGGCCGACCTGATTGAGAATCGCGACCGGATCGGTGCCGTTGGTGTCCATGACGCTGACATAGACTCGCGCGCGCCTGAGATCCGACGTGACATCCACGCCGGTGACCGTGACCATCCCACTGATGCGAGGATCACGTGAGCCACTCGTGAGATAGGATGCGACCTCCTCACGAATGGCGGCGGCTACGCGCTCAGCGCGGCGATTGTCGCGAGGCATCGCGAGACCTCACGATGCCGCGGCGCTCGACGCAAGCGTGCGCGCGACCTGTTCCTTGGTGTAGCACTCGAGAATGTCGCCGACCTTGATGTCGTTGAAGTTCTCGATGCCGATACCGCACTCGAAGCCCTCGCGCACTTCACGCACGTCGTCCTTGAAGCGGCGCAACGAGCCGATGACACCGTCGTACATCTCGACGCCATCGCGAATGACACGCACACGGCCCGTGCGGTTGATGATTCCATTCCGCACGCTGCAACCGGCGATGACGCCGATGCGCGAGACCTTGAACACCTCGCGGACCTGCGCGTCGCCGAGCACCACTTCGCGCTCTTCGGGACGAAGCATGCCTTCGAGCGCAAGCTTGACGTCCTCGACGGCTTCGTAGATGATCTTGTACAGCTTGATCTCGACGCCTTCCCGCTCGGCGGCGTTGCGTGCATTGTTGTCCGGCCGCACGTGGAAGCCCACGATGATCGCGCCCGATGCACGTGCGAGCAGAATGTCGCTCTCGGTAATTGCACCGACACCGCGATGGATGACCTCGACCGTGACTTCGGCCGTCGACAGCTGGCCCAACGCGTCGGCGAGTGCTTCCGCCGGACCGCCCTGGTCCGCCTTGATGACGATGCGGAGAGCGCGCGCCTGACCTGGCGCCGTCTGCGACATGAAGTCTTCGAGCGAGACGCTGCCCTTCATCGTGCGACGGCTGCGCGCCTCGCGGTCGAGCCGCTGACGACGCTGCGCGATCTCGCGCGACGCGGTTGCATCCTCGACTGCGAGGAACTGATCGCCGGCCATTGGAACACCGCCGATGCCGAGCACCTGAACCGGAATTGCAGGCCCGGCACTCTTCTGGTTGCGACCGCGCTCGTCGAGCAACGCACGAACGCGACCTGAATACATGCCGCAGATGAAGTCATCGCCGACGTGCAGGGTGCCGTTCTGCACGAGAACGGTTGCAACGGGACCCTTGCCCGGATCCAGCTGCGCTTCGATGACAGAGCCAACTGCACGACGGTCCGGGTTCGCCTTGAGGTCGAGAATCTCGGCCTGCAGTACGAGCTGATCGAGAAGCGCCGGCACGTTCTGGCCTGTCTTCGCCGAGATCTCGCTGGCGAGCGTTGTTCCACCAAACTCCTCGAGCACGACACCGTGCTGCAGGAGGTCCTGCTTGACCTTCATCGGGTTTGCGCCCGGCAGATCGATCTTGTTGATCGCGACGATCATCGGAACGCCGGCGTTCTTGGCGTGCGAGATTGCCTCGATCGTCTGCGGCATCACCTGATCATCCGCAGCGACAACGAGAACCACGATGTCAGTTACCTGAGCACCGCGCGCACGCATGGCTGTAAATGCCTGGTGACCAGGGGTATCGAGGAACGTGATCGCGCGGTCGCCCGGAAGCGTCACGTGATACGCACCGATGTGCTGCGTGATACCGCCCGACTCGCCCGCGACGACGTGCGCCTTGCGAATGTGATCGAGCAGCGACGTCTTACCATGGTCGACGTGACCCATGATGGTGATGACCGGCGGACGGGGAATGAGATCTTCCGCGGCGTCCTTCTCGAGCAGTGATTCGGTATCCGCGGCGTACTCGTCCTCGAGCACGGCTTGGAATCCAAATTCGCCAGCGATCAATTCGATCTGACCGAAGTCGAGTCGCTGATTGATCGAGACCATGAGGCCGAGGTTCTTGAAGGCGAAGCCAACGATCTGGTTACCGGGGACCTTGAGCTGCTGAGCAAGCTCTGCCACGGTAACGAACTCGTTGACGCGGACCGTTTTCCTTTCCTTCTCGACAGCGGCCTTGCGCTGCGCCTCCACTTCTTCGCGCGATACAGTTTCATCGCGGCGTGGCGCGCCCTTGCGCGAGCTTCCGCGCATGGATGTCATCGTCTTGAAGATGTTGGCCGATACCGCTTCCTGATCCACGCGGCGACCGCGACCGCGTCCACGCGAGCGGTCATCCTGGCGTGCAGGTGCACGATCGCCCGTAGGACGTGGACGACTCTCGCGCGACGGTGTACCCGGAACGCTGGTGGAAGCAGCGGAGGCTGTCGGACGCGCATTCGGCGGTCCTGAGCCCTGGCGCTGATTGCTCGAGCTACCCGGGCGCGGCCGCGGACCACCCGGCGTCAGTGGACGCGGAGGGGTGGCGCTGGCACGCGGTTGAAGCGGCGGCAGAGGCGTCGGCCGCGGACGGTCGGGCCGTGCAGTCTGCGGACGATGCGTTGCTGGCGTCGGCGCTGAATGCGCGGTCTGGAGTTCGGGGCGTTCTGCCGGCACCGGTGCTTGCGCCGGTCGCTCCGCCTGTGGCGCGGCAGCTACTGGCGGCGGAGTGACTTCGCGTGGCGGAGTCGCAGGCTCGGCGGGCTTCTGTACCTGCTGGACCGGCGCGACCGGGGTTGGCTTGACCGGCTGTTCGACCACCGGCGCAGGCTTGGCCTCGGCCACTGGCTCGACGACAGGTGCTGGGCGGCGCACGCGAGCAGGCTGAACCGGCTCCGGCTCCGCGGCCTTCTCGACCGGAGCCGGCGTCGGCGCGGGCGCTGGGGGGGCGGCCACAACTTCCGGCTCGTGCACGACTTCGGCGGCGCGACGACGACGAACCGCAGGAGCTGGCTCGGGTTCAGGCGCAGGGACTTCGGCCGCAGCGGCAGAACCGCGGCGACGTCTGGCACCGGCGGCAGGTGCGGGCGCGGCGGACCGGGCGCGCTTTTCACGCTCCCAGCGCGCACGAGCTCGCGCGACCTGATCGTCGGTTAGCGGACTCACGTGACTGCGTACTGGGATATCCATCTGACGCAGGAGGTTGATCACCTCGTCAGCGGGAATCCCGAATTCACCAGCCATGTCCGTTACGCGCAACTTACTCACCCAGTTCTCCCTGTCCCCGGTACGTGGCTCTCACGCCACGTGCCAACTTGGCATCCAGGACGCCGACGACGGCCGTCGTCGTGCGTCCAACAGCCCTGCCGAGTTCATCGGCCGAGGCTGTTTCAATCATAGTAATACTCCGCCCCTGGAGGAGCGGGACGATCTTGTCGCGGCTATTAGGCGACGCATCAGCTGCGACAATCGCCAGCCGAAGAGTCCCCTTGAAGACCGCATCCCTCGTTCTATCAACGCCTACCACGACCAGTCTGCCACGCGCGCCAAGGCCGATCAGTCGCAGAGCGGCTTTATCGTCCATCACGTCGTGACCGGCGGCTCCGCATCCGGAGTAGCCGGCTCGCTGGTTTCGCTCTGCGCCGCCGTCGCTTCCTCGTCGGGAGCATCGGTGGTCAACTCGTCGATGATGGCCACGAGCTTTTCCGCATCTTCGATCATGATGCCGGGAAGCTT harbors:
- the secF gene encoding protein translocase subunit SecF produces the protein MLRIFHNTHYDFIRWWRVAVGLTVAFIAIGIGSLAIKGVNYSIEFTGGTLKQLQFKTPVDPGQIRSAMDRAGFRDAEIQQFGTPRDFTLRVAGAQDVAQQAAGAELVSKRVDSVLFDKFGQANVTVLRTEAIGPRVGDELKRNALIAILLSFVITLVYLAIRFEWRFGLAAIIATGHDVFTTLAFVKVMHLEVSLTVVAGLLTVLGYSLNDTIIIFDRVREDLRKGRKETLYDTLNRAINETLPRSILTHATTAAATLALLLFAGEVIRPFAWVMLFGIVTGTFSSVYIAGPVLIWIERKYPRNVPATAWKGSSTATPTSRTKPSAATATR
- the secD gene encoding protein translocase subunit SecD, whose amino-acid sequence is MSLKYRILLILALIAVSAWALFPRTVTERVKRNGVYVVDTVQRVPLKRGLDLQGGMHLALEIDDSKQKVADKSDAIDRALKVVRTRIDQFGVSEPLVQKAGADRIIVELPGIDDPQRAMDVVQKSAFLQFEITDKTGALEKALPRLDAAVKSLGSTAALKGVAAPATTQTDSAKNALQGLFSKDTAKKAPGDTTKKDTAAVAGGAFSKLVQQGQMPGEYYVAQNDVPALQRYLSLPSVQAAIPPGKVIRWSSDTTSLGSRTYRAMYLLDARPIITGDYLTDAKPTQSPTEGTVVQFTLNNEGGRRFRNETSKHIGDYMAIVLDSLVMGRPPVIQGAIGTQGQITLGGRDLQAAQDLALVLRAGSLPVPLKIDEVRNIGPSLGADSIHASIQAGAIALCLVVVIMIGYYRFSGLLAVFGLAIYTLCTLAALAGFDATLTLPGLAGFVLSIGMAVDANVLIFERIREELDHGKSTRLSIDEGFRHALPAIIDSNVSAALTAAVLYQFGTGPVRGFAVTLLAGIAASMVTAIFVVRTFYIIWLTRNTDQKALSI
- a CDS encoding bifunctional riboflavin kinase/FAD synthetase yields the protein MSAARIVRDGAHLPPEVKGAAVTVGTFDGVHRGHLDVISRLVAAAKSEGLHSVAITFEPHPLDVVNPAAAPPLLTVGEEKLDALARTGLDHVVVLQFTHELASLSATEFVDQVLRDDFRMKHLLIGHDHGFGRERAGNAAVLQALGASRGFTVDVVDPVAAEDGRWISSTAIRRAVAGGDLPRAAELLGRPYSISGVVIPGAARGRALGFPTLNLSQPSSRKLLPPDGVYAVRVVTPTGTYGGMMNLGPRPTFGDHERSIEAYLFDVSGDFYGQPVRIDVLKRLRDTRAFPTADALVQQIKLDESDARSALTVASSQGNLKG
- the truB gene encoding tRNA pseudouridine(55) synthase TruB, whose product is MNGDDGDVSGLLLVDKPAGITSHDVVDIARRAYGERSIGHLGTLDPFATGLLVLLLGRATRLATFIDNEPKVYDATIRFGEETDTGDPTGDVIRTAPLPSRDAVLSAIPSLTGVIPQVPPEFSAKKVQGAPAYRAARAGASVVLAPSPVTVHEWQIASHTDDELNVSIICGGGTYVRALARDLGRACGSAAHLTSLRRTRSGEFDVIDAATIDDLRASPKPTVRRLRVIAE
- the rbfA gene encoding 30S ribosome-binding factor RbfA; amino-acid sequence: MPRDNRRAERVAAAIREEVASYLTSGSRDPRISGMVTVTGVDVTSDLRRARVYVSVMDTNGTDPVAILNQVGHRLRGEIGRALRLRLAPELDFQIDETAARASRIESLLAQIKAEDSNRER
- the infB gene encoding translation initiation factor IF-2, producing MSKLRVTDMAGEFGIPADEVINLLRQMDIPVRSHVSPLTDDQVARARARWEREKRARSAAPAPAAGARRRRGSAAAAEVPAPEPEPAPAVRRRRAAEVVHEPEVVAAPPAPAPTPAPVEKAAEPEPVQPARVRRPAPVVEPVAEAKPAPVVEQPVKPTPVAPVQQVQKPAEPATPPREVTPPPVAAAPQAERPAQAPVPAERPELQTAHSAPTPATHRPQTARPDRPRPTPLPPLQPRASATPPRPLTPGGPRPRPGSSSNQRQGSGPPNARPTASAASTSVPGTPSRESRPRPTGDRAPARQDDRSRGRGRGRRVDQEAVSANIFKTMTSMRGSSRKGAPRRDETVSREEVEAQRKAAVEKERKTVRVNEFVTVAELAQQLKVPGNQIVGFAFKNLGLMVSINQRLDFGQIELIAGEFGFQAVLEDEYAADTESLLEKDAAEDLIPRPPVITIMGHVDHGKTSLLDHIRKAHVVAGESGGITQHIGAYHVTLPGDRAITFLDTPGHQAFTAMRARGAQVTDIVVLVVAADDQVMPQTIEAISHAKNAGVPMIVAINKIDLPGANPMKVKQDLLQHGVVLEEFGGTTLASEISAKTGQNVPALLDQLVLQAEILDLKANPDRRAVGSVIEAQLDPGKGPVATVLVQNGTLHVGDDFICGMYSGRVRALLDERGRNQKSAGPAIPVQVLGIGGVPMAGDQFLAVEDATASREIAQRRQRLDREARSRRTMKGSVSLEDFMSQTAPGQARALRIVIKADQGGPAEALADALGQLSTAEVTVEVIHRGVGAITESDILLARASGAIIVGFHVRPDNNARNAAEREGVEIKLYKIIYEAVEDVKLALEGMLRPEEREVVLGDAQVREVFKVSRIGVIAGCSVRNGIINRTGRVRVIRDGVEMYDGVIGSLRRFKDDVREVREGFECGIGIENFNDIKVGDILECYTKEQVARTLASSAAAS
- a CDS encoding ribosomal L7Ae/L30e/S12e/Gadd45 family protein, translating into MDDKAALRLIGLGARGRLVVVGVDRTRDAVFKGTLRLAIVAADASPNSRDKIVPLLQGRSITMIETASADELGRAVGRTTTAVVGVLDAKLARGVRATYRGQGELGE